GGACCATATCCAGGATGCCATTTTCTTCATCGTTGATCGTCAGGGCTGTGCCAGCCGCGACGCCGAAGGCTGCCATGATGAACGCCCCATACAAGAACGCCCCAAAAGCGATATAGCCCTCTGGCGTCGCCAGCGTATTTTCACTGCTGACGCCAAACGCTTGCATCAATGCGGGGGGCATATCTTCCATGACTGCGGCGTATTGTTTGAGCGCATCCACGTCCTGGATGATGACCGTAATCAAGAAGCCAAAGGCCCCCAGTACGCCACCCCACATCAGGATTTGACGCCAACTCCGGCGCAGGGTATTCGCAAATTCTGACCCGAACATGGCTATGCCTCCTGCTGCATCGCGGCGGCGCTGCCATTGCCATAGAAAGCCAGGAAGATCTCTTCTAAGGTTGGCTCCTGCACGCGCAGGTCCGTTACATAACCGCCGCCAATCGCACGGATCACGGGGTCAAAATCCCCTGTGAGTTGTAACCGGACGCTCTTGCCATTCTGGCTGAAGTGGCTCGTGCCATCGAGCTTCTCCAACTCAGTCCCCATGCCCGCCGGGATGGCATCACGGAAGTTGATCGTCACCCAGCGGAAGTCGACATGCGTCAGCTTCTCGATAGATTCCACTGCACGCAGACGACCATCGCGCAAGATGGCGACGCGATCACAAATCGCCTGCACTTCGCTCAGCACGTGTGACGATAAAAAGACCGTACGGCCATCCGCCCGCACTTCGTGCATGAGTTGGTTAAAAGTCTGCTGCATCAACGGGTCCAGGCCGCTGGTGGGTTCATCCAGGATGAGCAGGCGCGGTTTGTGCATCAGCGCCAGTACAATGCCCAACTTGCGCTTATTACCCGTGGAGTAATCGCGCACTCTTTTCGTCATATCCAGCTTTAAACGTTCTGCCAACTCCTGTGCATAACGTGTATCCTGCATCCCGCGCACGTTGCCAAAATAGCTCACGATGCGGTCTGCGCGCTGGTTCTTCCACAGGTTGAGCTCACCGGGCAAATAGCCAATCTGCTTATGCAGTTCGACGCTGCTTGTACGCACGTCCTGGCCAAAAATAGTCGCACTGCCTGCATCTGGCCGGATGAAATCCAGCAGCAAGCGAATCGTTGTTGTTTTGCCAGCACCGTTTGGCCCTAAATAGCCAAAGATTTCCCCCGGTTGAATCGTTAGATCGAGATTTTCCAGGGCGAGTGTGCGCTTCTCACCATGACCATAGGCTTTCGTCAGGCCTTTTGTTTGAATGACTGGTTCTGCCATTTTGTCCCCCTTCATTGGATAGGATGGCTTTAGTCGGCTGATAGGGCGTCAGAGGACTCTATTTCGTCAACGATGCTCAACACGTTATCCATAAAAGACATCATGATCGCTTTACCGGCATCGAGATCGCCGGGTGTTTCAGGCTCCAGATAGCGTTCGATCATTTCAGTCACGATGTCCATCGATTTGTCCATCGAAATAGGATACTCACCGCCCATCAACTCGTTCATGCGATACATCCCGTACTGAATGCTACTCATGACAAAACCAACCGTCTGGACATCGACGTCTTGTCTGACCGTGCCGACTTGCTGCATCATCGTTAGAAAATGGCTCATCAGATCCATGCGACGGGTATACATGGATTTCAGGTCCAGCAGGGCTAAATATTTGCCGAGGATCAGATTCTCATTGGTATACAGCGCATACAAAAAGTCATTGTCGCGCAGTGCCAAAAACAGATGCCTGAAAACGGACGTAAACGTACCACCTTGCGGGTCGTCCTGGATTCGCCGCGCAACATCTGCGATGTAAATCCGTGATTCCGCTGCTAGTACAGCCCGGAAGATGTCGTCTTTCCGCTTCCAGTGTTTGTAGAGTGTGCTCCTGGCAACACCTGCTTCATCAGCGATGTTGCTCAATGTTGTTTTGTCAAAGCCGTAATGTAAGAGCAGCGCACGGGCTGCTTGCAAGATGCGGGCTTCTGGCTCTTGCAATGAGGCATCGGGTACGATACAGGCTCCTTTGGATAAATGAGCATTATGACCAGAAAGCGCTTTCCGGTCATAATGTATACCCAAAAATCAACCCAGTCAATTAGGGCTGGCCCCCAATTATTGGGGGTTCGGGTAGGGTCATGCGGGTTCTTTGACCTTAAGGGGCAGTACTTCGCCAGGGTATGGATCGCGCTGGCTAATCTTAGCGAGGAGATAAAGGACCACGACCTTGATAGTGGCTAGGACGGGGGCCACCAAAAAAGCACCCAATGCACCACCAACAGCCGCACCAATGAAGACACCGCAGATGATCACCACAGTTGGGAGTGCAAGCGCATCCCCAATGATGACAGGCGCAATCGCGTTCCAGATGATCTGCGAAATAATGAGGTTAATCAGCACGACCAGCAGAGCCAGGCCGAAGGGCGACGTATCCATGATGACTGTCGAGCCCTGGAGGGCGGGTACAAAAGCAAGGGGCACCATTGCAATAAAGCCACCAATCGTCGGGATGAGTGAGATAAAGCCCGTGATAATGGCAAGTAGGAGCGCGTTCGGAATGCCCATCAAAATCAACTGGATATACGTCAGGAAGCCCAGCAATAACCCAACAATCACTTGCCCTTGCAAGAATGCGCCCCATACATGCTCGATACGCTTAATTAATAGAGACACTTCCCGACGATACGCGGGGGAAAGCGCATTATAGAGGGCCGTACTGCTGTGGCGGATGTCCAGCACGATGAGGAACGAGATAAATAGGGCGAGCAGGAGCGAGGCCAGGAACCCCGCTACACCACTGACGACAGATGTCACCGCGCCTGTAAGCGGTCCTGCAATGGTAATGAACTGGTCCAGAAAGGCCTGTAGCTGCTCACGGTCTGCACGGAAGGCAGCTTCATTCTGGGGTAGCGTTGTATTTGTCGCAGAGACGACTTCGCGTATTTGCTGCACAATCGGGTCAAAATCAATATGTGCCCCTGCCACAACGAGTACCGCATCTCCGGGTTCGTAAGTATCCAACCGGATGAGCAGGTCCCCGTAGGCATCCTGTGCCGAAAGCACCAGATTTTCAGCACTTTTCGTGATTGTCGGGATGATTGCCAGCACGATAAATACAATCGCAACGACAAAACCAAGATACATCACCAAGGCTGAAAGTGCCCAGGGCAACCCCAGGCGGGTGGTTAACATGCGCACCGGGTTATAAAGCACGAATGCGAGCAGCAGCGCAACAGTCAAAATCGGGAAGACAGGCGCCAGCAATAACAGGGCCAATGTGCTCGAAATCAGCAGGAACACAAGAGCGATCAGGCGTGTTGGGCGATCCCAGTTCGTTTCGACGTATGGGGTTGGGTTGGCTGGCGGCGGTGTGTTCTCAAGCATGGGCTACCTCGTACCTGAGTTTTATTTTACTACAATTCATCACAGATTTTGCGCTTGTCTGTGTCCATTAAAACAAAAAAGGCGTGCAAAAGGCACGCCAGAGCATCATATTGCGATATGGATTTCATATCCTTATTTGTGAATGACCGTGTTAAACCGCCTGATCATGACCCAAATCACGCCGACCTGGAAGATGATGCCGGTCATCAGAGCCACCCACCATAGGCCATTACCCTCAAACGCAAGCCAGTAAGCCTTGCTGATCCAATAGGGCGGGAACAGCCCGAAGATGTATTGGATTGGCTCCTGGACGAACCAGGCCAGCACGATGATCCATCCTGCAAGGCTGACGAACTTGGAATAGGCGAAGCCTTCCACTTTGTTACTGGCGAAGATGCCATAAAATAGCGAGATAATCGGTGCGAGTAAGGCACTCCCCAGTGCAATGGGGATCATCTGCCATAAAGGCAGTAATGCTTGGTCGACAAAGAGCGTGACGCCCAAACTGATGAAGAAGGCCAGCACAGCCGGTAAGCCGACGCGATACAGCACATACTGGTTGAGCGATACAGGCGTGACCATGATCGCTTTAATCGTGTTGTCGTCTTTCTCATCCAGCAGCATAAAGCCGAATATTGTCCCCACCATCACCCCGCTCGCTGTGTAGAGGATCATGTATGTGATGAACATCGGGTAGAAGTCCGTCAGGCTGTATGGAATCGCTTCGCTGGGCAGGATGCCTTGTTCCGCCAGGTAATTGTTGATAGCGGGCAAAGCCAGACGTAAGCCAATCGCAATCGCGATGACGAAGAAAAACATGAAGATCAAGAAGCTGTCGCGCCGGATGAGACGCGCATCATTCCGGCCTAATTTGCCGATTAATCGTGTCATTTGCATGAGGTGTCTCCTTTAGATAGATGCTTACGCCACGTAAGTGCTTAAGCAGGCCACTTTCTCTAGCCGACTTTCATGATGATGTGCTTGTTAAAGGCACGGAATGCCCATGGAATCATCACAATGAGCAGCAGGGCTGTATAGCCGACGCCATAAAGCCACTCGGCAGGCGTTAACGGGACGTAGGCACCACGCACAAGCATCGTTGGCGCGCTCGATGGGATGATCAAAAACAGAGGATTTTCAATCATCCCCAGGAAGTAAAGCATCGGTAGTTGCAAGATGATCGCGATACTCCCCATTGGCAGCAGGAAGTCGGTGATCTTGTCATATCGGACGATCAGGATGATTCCCAACAACGTATAGAGCACGCCCGCGATGAGCACTGCCGGGACTAACACCAGCAGATTGGGGATCGTCACCTGGTCGGTACGGCTCAAGATCAACATAGTGCCACCAACCATGATGGCGGCTTCTAGCGTCGCCAGGAAGGTCAGGGTGGCAACTTTGGACCAGATGTATTCTGATGTGCGTAGCGGCGAGACGATGGCTGCATTCAGGGTGCCTTCGTCTTTCTCAAAGATAATCATGCCCGCGACATAGAGCAGCGTAGAGCCACCCGCCACAGCTAACATGAGTGTGGGCACCAACAGATACATCTGCTCATTGGTGCCTAGTTGGGACAGCCCAATCGCGACTAAGACGCCCGCAGCGATCCCGATGACATAAAGTTTGCTGCGCCATTGCAGCGTGACATCCATCCTTATTGCAGAAAGAAACCGGCTCATGCGCTTAGCTCCTGCCCGGTCACCTCAATGAAGATATTCTCCAGGGTTGTTTCCTGGGTATGGATCGTCTCAAGGCGGCTGGCTGATTGAATCAGATCGAAGAAGGCAGCGTTCTGGCCCAGGCCATCCAGCGGGAACTCTTGCTGCTGCATTTGCTGGGTGCCGTTCAAATACTCTATCTGGACGTTGCGCTTGCCATACTGCTTTTTCAGCGTACTGGGGGTGTCAATGACATTGATGTGCCCCTGTGCGATGAAGCCCACGCGGTCGCAAAGTTCATCCGCCACATGCATATCATGTGTGGTGACGAACACCGTGGTGCCGCGATTGCGCATTTCCAACACGAGGTCCTTGATCTTACGGCTGTTTACCGGGTCCAGGCCGCTGGTTGGCTCATCCAAGAAGAGCAGTTCAGGCGCATGGATAAGCGCCCGTGCGACATTCAAGCGGATCTTCATCCCCTTGCTGAATTCCGATACCTTTTTATGGGCATCATCCTGTAAGCTGACCCATTCCAACACGTCCATGGGCTTGAATGTCTTGCGATTGTAAAGGGACTGGAAGTATTTCAGGTTTTCCAGGGCTGTTAGCTTAAGATAGTGGTTCGGTAATTCAAATGAGACGCCGATTTGCTCGTATAAGTCTTGTCCCCAGGCATTCAGTTCGCGGCCCATCATCTGGATGCTCCCGCTATAGTCTTTCAGCAGGCCAATGAGGATTTTTTGGGTGGTTGATTTGCCTGCGCCGGATGGCCCCAGGAAACCGAAAACTTCTTTCTCCGCAATGTTGAAGTTCAACCCGTGGAGGGTCTCTTTTTGGGCTCCAGGGTAGGTATAGCGCAGGTCTTTAACTGCAATCATGCTTCTTGCTCCTTGTCATCTTGCAGCTTCTGAGTCTTGAGCTGCTCATAATCTTGCATGCCCGTGTTGACGAGCTGCCGGATAATCTTTTTGCCGATATCCATATCTTGTAAATCATCTGGCGTGAGGGCCCGGTCCATAATTTCTGCGATGCCTTCGATTAGGTCATCTGTGGGCGGGATGTCTTTTTCTGGGATGATGCCATCCAGGCCAACCAGCCCAAAGGCGAGCATATTCATGACATGGGCGACGACTTTAGGGTCAATGTCCTGTCGCATAGCCCCGGCGTCCTGCATCCACTTCACGAACTGGAAACGACTGGATTCTTCTTGCTGTTCCTGATACTGCTCAAAGAAGTTCCCCGGCTTGCGCAAGTAACTGCCAAATACACGCCGATCTTGCTTGAACATCATCGACATAAAGGGGCTGCTATTCAGGGCATAAAGGACGTTTTTATACATCCCGCCAATGGTGCCGCCCTTAGGGTCAGCCTCCAGTAAGCCCATCCACGTTGTGGAGTAGATCGACATCTCTCGTAAGAGCAGTGCCTCGAATAATTCATCCTTGCTGGCAAAGTGCAGGTAAATCGCGCCTTTGCTGATGCCTGCCTCACGAGCAATATCGCTGACCGTTGTTTTGTCGTAGCCATAGTGGACGAAGAGCCCGGCGGCGGCATCCAGGATGCGTTGCTCGCGCTCAGGATTCGCAGTATTTTGGACATCGGTCATAATTCCTCCTGACTTTTTGACCAATTTTGCAAAATTGGTCATTTGGTTTTGTAAAAATATAAGATAACCCTTGACCTTTGTCAAGTAAAATCGCCTTGTAGCTGTGCAAATGCTGAGATAGCCGGAAGACCCATAGAAAAGGCCCTATGGAACAGGTAAAGTAAGGTGCATTCAACCGGGTTCGTAAATAAAGAGCAAATTGTCATGACGACTCAAACTTTGCCGGCTGTGGAACACTTCCGCAGCAGTACTGGCGTGGAGATTTATCGCATCCCTGCGGAGGCTTTCCCTGGTTTTTGGGCTTATGCTTATTTACTGATAGGCGCAGGCGTGCCGACTTTGGTTGATACAGGGTCAGGCTATCCAGCTAGTACGGAAGGTATATTGGCCGGGTTAGCTTCTGTCACAGCGGATTTTGACCCGGCTTTCAGGCTGCAAGATATCGCGCGTATTATCATTACCCACGGCCATGTCGATCATTTTGGTGGGCTTGTCGATTTATTGGAGGCTGTTGGCGGGGCAGATGTCGGCATTCATCCCTTGGATCGGCGTGTGCTGACGAATTATGACGAGCGCGTCATTGTGGCAACGAGGAACCTGACCATCTATCTCAAGAGTGCGGGCATCCAGGGCGAGGCCCTGACGGCGCTTTTGCAGTCATACGGCTTCAGCAAACAGCATATTCGCTCTTCAAAGGTTGATTTCGTCGTGGAAGATGGTGATGAAATCGACGGGATGCAGTTTGTTCACGTACCAGGGCATTGTTCCGGCCAGGTTGCAATCCGTTTAGGAGATGTATTGCTCAGTGCGGATCATGTCCTCTCGTATACGGCGCCTAATGTCGCTGCGGAAAGCATCACGCACTATACGGGCCTGGGGCATTATCGGGATTCGTTGCGTAAGGTTCAGGCGCTCGATGGTATCCGGTTGGCGATGGGTGGCCACGAAGATCCGATTGAGCATTTCTACGAGCGTATTGACCGGATACAGGCACGCATTGATCAGAAGCTAGGGCGTATTCTAACGATCATCCGCAACTCAGAGGCACCTATGAGCATCACGGATATTTGTGATGTCCTCTATGCGACGAAACAAGGTTTTGAACGCCTGCTGGCTCTGCAACAGACAGGGGCCTACACAGAATATCTCTATGATCGGGGCCATCTTTCTGTGGCTAATTTGCAGGCTATTGAACAGTCTGAGCAGGCAACTGTTTTATACAATGTTTTATAGAAAAGACCGCTTTTAGGGGCCTTAAATTTAAGGATGGTGATAGGTTGACACAGTATAATAAAGGTGATTTGCTTTAGCTGCGCAATGACCAGATGAACAAGTTGCCTCGTTATGGGTTCCCTGTTGACGCGACAGGAGACGTGGTCATGAACTTATCATTTTGGCTTAACCATCATCTACGGAAGGATACCGAATGAAAGCAATCATTCTCGCTGCGGGGATGGGCACTCGCTTGCGCCCTGTCACATTAACGATGCCCAAGCCTCTTGTGCCTGTCGCCAATAAGCGCTTGATTGAATATGCCTTGGATGTGCTTAAAGATGCCGGTTTAACCGACATTGGCGTGGTTGTGAATGATATGGATTCCCCTATCCGTGAACAACTTGGCACAGGGGAAGATCTCGGTGTTGAGATTACCTATATTGCGCAAGAAGAACGCAACGGCCTGGCTCATGCCATCAGCCTTTGTAAAGATTTTGTCGGTGATAGCAACTTCTGTGTTTTCCTGGGTGATGTGATCTTCCAGGATCATATGCAGTCACTGCTGAAGAACTTTGAATCCAGCGATTATGAAGCACAAATTGCCCTCGGCGAAGTACCGGACCCAACCCGGTTTGGTATCGCCGTCATTGAAGATGACTTGATCAAAGGCGTGGTAGAAAAACCAAAAGATCCGCCATCAAACCTGGCAATCGCGGGTATTTACCTGTTCCGTCCCTCAATCTGGGATGCTATTGCCAAGATCAAACCATCGTGGCGCAATGAGCTTGAAATTACGGATGCTATCCAGGAATTGATCACAGCAGGGCATAAAGTAGCGCCTTATGTGGTTGAAGGCTGGTGGATTGATGCCGGTAAGCCGGACCCTATCGTGACGGCCAATCAGCTCGTCCTGGAATCCCTGCCTTATTCGATCCCGCCAGAAGACAAATGCGAAGGTAACAGCGATGTCTCTCACCGCGTGATTGTGGGCGAGAATAGTAAAATCATCGATAGCGTCGTGCGCGGGCCAGTGATTATCGGGGATAACACCATTATCCGTAACAGCTATATTGGCCCTTATACCTCGCTGGGTGATGATGTCGTCATCGAAGGCAGCGAAATTGAGTACAGCATCGTCATGAACAACTGCGAAATACGCAATATCAGCGGGCGTATTGATCGCAGCTTGCTGGCACATAATGCACGTGTTACCCGCACAGAGCAGCCGCCACAGTCGCATCGCTTCGTCCTTGCGGAAAATAGCTACGTCGAGATGTAAGCCGCGCTGTATACGACTTTACGGCACACAGCAACCAACAATCTGGAAAACAAAAAACCGCCTAAAAGGCGGTTCTTTGTTTTGGGATGGAAGCGCCGGGGACCTGCCCCCCGGGTCCAACGGATTCGATGCTCGCACGTCTACAAGCGTAGTTCGCTGTTCAGCTTCGCCCTGGGCAGCCCCCGCGAACGCGGTTCACCCAGGACTAGCCGATAAGATCTTGGCCCGACTGTATCGGCGTCGACCGGGTAGCACCCGTGTCTTTTATGACGCCCTACACGCTCCGGACAGGGACGACTCGTGCGGACGGCTAGGCACGCTATGGCCTAGCTACCTCTCACAATGCTACTTACGCAGCAGCGAGGGCAAAGTTATTGTCTTCGGCACCTAATGTGCTTTGCCCTTGATAACGCAGTGGGACGCTGCGGCTCGCAGTGCGGCGTCAGCCTCCGCTGTCGAATCTAGTTCGCTCCCGTATTCAATTACGGATATTATAATCGCAATAGGGACAATTGTTAAGGCACCTTTATAAGAACCCTATAGGATTGCCCTATGTTGGGGCATGTTTTAGGGAACCTATTCTTGGCGGGGTCCTGTTTCTTTATGCACTCAGTGTAATTATTTATGTAAAATCACATTGCGATTGTGAAATTTATTACAATCGACACCTTTTTGGCTTAGTTCTCTCACATAGCCAACTAAACAGCTGTAGGGTATTATCAGGTATATTCAATGGCCATCAACCAAGAAAGGACGACACAGCGTGGAGACAGATGTGCTCATCATAGGAGCAGGGTTATCCGGGTTGGTCGCCGCCCGCGAATTAGAAAAAAATGACCTGAACGTTACCGTGATTGATAAAGGTCGCAGCGTAGGTGGACGACTGGCAACGCGTCGTATTGCAAACGGTACGGCTGATCACGGCGCTCAATTCTTCACAGCCAGGACCAATACCTTCAAAACAGAAATTGAGCAATGGCTTGAAGCGGATCTGGTACGCGTCTGGGGATATGGCTGGAGTGATGGCAGTATGAAGCGTACTGTCAGCGATGGTCATCCACGTTATGTGACCAACGGCGGTATGAATAAACTGGCAAAGTACCTGGCTGAAAAACTGGCTGATGTGCAGGTTGATGTACGTGTGACAGATATTTCCTGGGTTGATGGGCAGTGGAACGTGCGCACGGAAGGCGAAGGCGTCTACACCAGCCGCGCTTTGCTGATGACGCCCCCTGTGCCGCAAGCGCTGGAATTATTGGGCAAGGTCCCGCTTGTAGAGGACGACATGGAAGCCCTGACTCGTATTCAGTTCGGCCCTTGCTTATGTGGTATACACGTCCTGGAAGGTGATGTTCATCTGCCGGAGCCGGGTGCTGTCCAGAACTTTGCCAAGTCGGTCTATTGGATTGCAGATAACAAAGAGAAGGGCATCACCGATCAGCGGATTATCACCACGCAGGCGGGCACGCGTTGGAGCAAGAACAATTTTGATCTCCCGGCGGATGAAATCCTGGCTTTCTTACGCGCAGCGGTTGAACCATTCTTCACTTCCAACACGCGGGTTGTAGAAGAAGAACTCAAGCGATGGGAATATAGTGTGCCATTGATCACACATCCCTACGATACGCTTGTTGCAAAAGGGCTGCCTCTGGCTTTTGCTGGTGACGCTTTTGGTGGGCGTGGCCGCATGGAAGGGGCCTACGTCAGCGGCCTACGTGCAGCCGAAGCACTCGTTCAAACCTTAAAATAAACATCCCTGAATCGAAACGTCGTAAAAACAGAAAGCACGGGTGACCGTGCTTTTTAATTGCCCATTTTGATTGCCTATTTGGCTTTTCTCCCAACAGAAGCTTTTGTAGAAACGCTTGCAGTTCATTGCATACGTTTGCAGTACCTATAATTTTATAGGTTTACTCATGTTAAGACTGCTGAATTTTGCTAACATAGTCGCTTGTTCAAAGGTGGAAATATATGCGTAAAAGTGGCATGTTCACGGTCTTTATGGTCGTGTTCATAGGGTTAACGGGCTTCAGCTTTTTGATACCGCTGCTGCCTTTTTTGGCGCTTCAATATGGTGCGAATGAATTCGTTTTGGGGTTGCTACTGGCATCGTATGCGCTGTTTCAGTTAATTGGGGCACCTATCTTAGGACGCCTGAGCGATCGCTATGGACGACGGCCCGTTTTGTTGGTCAGCACGTTGGGGACCTTCGTCAGCTTATTGTTGGTTGCCTTCGCACAGAACCTCGTCTTGCTCTTTGCCAGCCGCATACTGGATGGCCTGACAGGTGGTAACATCGCGGTCGCACAAGCTTATGTAACTGACGTCACCGATGAACACAATCGGTCACGCGGATTGGGTATGCTAGGGGCCGCATTTGGCCTGGGCTTCATCTTTGGCCCGGCGTTAAGTGGCGTGCTCAGCGCTGTCGGGCGGGATGTCGTAAATCCCGCTGCGATGGAGGGGACATCAACGTTCCTACAGAGCTTTAATTGGGAATATGCCTTACCGGCTTTTGTCGCCTCAGCGATTGGCCTAGTAAACGTCCTTCAAGTGATCTTTACACTGCCGGAATCCCTGACAGAAGAACGGCGCGCAGAGTTGAAAGCATCCGCGGCTTCTGATCAACGTGGTTTTAGCCTGGGGGCTTTGCAGCGCACGCTTGAACGTCCGCGCATCGGGCCACTGCTGGTAATTCGCTTCTTGTTCAGCGTGGCATTCTCGATGTTCCAGGCTGCTTTCAGCCTATGGGGTGCTGTTAAGCTGGGTATGGATGCGACGGGCGTTGCTGGCGTCCTGACGTATGTTGGTTTTATTCAGGTCTTCGTGCAGGGCTTTGCCGTCGGCAAACTGACAGATCGTTTTAGTGATGCCTGGTTATTATTCTGGGCTGCCATCGGCATGACAGTGGGTCTGGCGGGGTGGGCTATTTCACCTTCTGTGCCTGCGCTGCTGCTGGCAATGCTCCCGATCTCTTTTTCAGGTGGTGTCTTTAATACGGTCATCAACAGCGCCCTCACCAAGACCGCATCTCGTTCTGAAGCAGGGGGCATCCTGGGCATTTCCGCATCTCTAGAGAGCTTCACCCGCGTGATAGGCCCGGTTGTTGGTAACAGTTTGATTGGTTTGGGAACATGGCTGCCGGGTATCTTCGGCGCAGGTGTCACGGCGGCGACAGCGCTCTTTGCCTGGAATCGGGTCATCAAGGTAGAAGCCCACGAAAAGGAAAAAGTCGGCCACGCGGATTAATCTGCTATAGATTAATCGTTAGATCAAATCACCTCGAAGGATCATTATGGCACAGGCTGAACAACATACGCGTCGCTGGCCTCGGTTATTGCGGCGTTTTCTAATTGTACTCGCCATTATCGTCATCATTGCGCTTGTGAGTTTTGTCGTCTGGGCGAGCTCAACCAATCCGCTTATGGCAGAGGCAGCGGCGGCTTTGCAAGATACAGCCTCGGTAGACGTTGCAGAAGAAGCCTTTATCAGCTTTATGCCACAGGGAGATGCGCCCGACACTGGCTTGATCTTATATCCTGGTGGGCGCGTCCAACCAGGGGCTTATGCTCCGCTGGCGAGCGCTATTGCTGAGCAGGGGTATTATGCGGCTATCGTCTATGCCCCCTTGAATTTAGCCTTCTTTGATACCGATGCTGCACTCAAAGTGATCGAAGCGCATCCAGAAGTGACGCATTGGGCTGTGGGCGGGCACAGCCTGGGTGGTGTTGCTGCCAGTCTCTTTGTCTCAAATCATCCCCAGCTTGTGGACGGACTGCTTTTCATGGGGTCTTACCCGGCAAATGACGAACTTGCCCAATATGAAGATTTAGAGGTCGTCTCACTTTATGGTACGGATGATGGCCTTGCTGACGTGGATACAATTCTTACCAGTGCTGAAAATCTGCCCGCTGATACGCAGTTCATCGCCATAGAAGGCGGCAATCACGCTCAGTTTGGCTACTATGGTGACCAGGCTGGCGATAACCCGGCTGCAATTAGCCGAGAAGAACAGCAGGCCCAGGTCCTGGAAGCCGCTGTACAATTGCTGAGCCGTATCGAAGCAGAGCGTTAGAACGCCCGTTTTGCATACACTTCTAATCCGTGAGCGCTCTCAACAAACTGTGTGATTTGCACACAGTCTGACATATGAGTCATCTCAGGCTGATCGTCAAGCGTTTTACTGTTGGATTGGCCTAAAAA
The Phototrophicus methaneseepsis DNA segment above includes these coding regions:
- a CDS encoding ABC transporter ATP-binding protein, which produces MIAVKDLRYTYPGAQKETLHGLNFNIAEKEVFGFLGPSGAGKSTTQKILIGLLKDYSGSIQMMGRELNAWGQDLYEQIGVSFELPNHYLKLTALENLKYFQSLYNRKTFKPMDVLEWVSLQDDAHKKVSEFSKGMKIRLNVARALIHAPELLFLDEPTSGLDPVNSRKIKDLVLEMRNRGTTVFVTTHDMHVADELCDRVGFIAQGHINVIDTPSTLKKQYGKRNVQIEYLNGTQQMQQQEFPLDGLGQNAAFFDLIQSASRLETIHTQETTLENIFIEVTGQELSA
- a CDS encoding MBL fold metallo-hydrolase; protein product: MTTQTLPAVEHFRSSTGVEIYRIPAEAFPGFWAYAYLLIGAGVPTLVDTGSGYPASTEGILAGLASVTADFDPAFRLQDIARIIITHGHVDHFGGLVDLLEAVGGADVGIHPLDRRVLTNYDERVIVATRNLTIYLKSAGIQGEALTALLQSYGFSKQHIRSSKVDFVVEDGDEIDGMQFVHVPGHCSGQVAIRLGDVLLSADHVLSYTAPNVAAESITHYTGLGHYRDSLRKVQALDGIRLAMGGHEDPIEHFYERIDRIQARIDQKLGRILTIIRNSEAPMSITDICDVLYATKQGFERLLALQQTGAYTEYLYDRGHLSVANLQAIEQSEQATVLYNVL
- a CDS encoding AI-2E family transporter: MLENTPPPANPTPYVETNWDRPTRLIALVFLLISSTLALLLLAPVFPILTVALLLAFVLYNPVRMLTTRLGLPWALSALVMYLGFVVAIVFIVLAIIPTITKSAENLVLSAQDAYGDLLIRLDTYEPGDAVLVVAGAHIDFDPIVQQIREVVSATNTTLPQNEAAFRADREQLQAFLDQFITIAGPLTGAVTSVVSGVAGFLASLLLALFISFLIVLDIRHSSTALYNALSPAYRREVSLLIKRIEHVWGAFLQGQVIVGLLLGFLTYIQLILMGIPNALLLAIITGFISLIPTIGGFIAMVPLAFVPALQGSTVIMDTSPFGLALLVVLINLIISQIIWNAIAPVIIGDALALPTVVIICGVFIGAAVGGALGAFLVAPVLATIKVVVLYLLAKISQRDPYPGEVLPLKVKEPA
- a CDS encoding glucose-1-phosphate thymidylyltransferase, which encodes MKAIILAAGMGTRLRPVTLTMPKPLVPVANKRLIEYALDVLKDAGLTDIGVVVNDMDSPIREQLGTGEDLGVEITYIAQEERNGLAHAISLCKDFVGDSNFCVFLGDVIFQDHMQSLLKNFESSDYEAQIALGEVPDPTRFGIAVIEDDLIKGVVEKPKDPPSNLAIAGIYLFRPSIWDAIAKIKPSWRNELEITDAIQELITAGHKVAPYVVEGWWIDAGKPDPIVTANQLVLESLPYSIPPEDKCEGNSDVSHRVIVGENSKIIDSVVRGPVIIGDNTIIRNSYIGPYTSLGDDVVIEGSEIEYSIVMNNCEIRNISGRIDRSLLAHNARVTRTEQPPQSHRFVLAENSYVEM
- a CDS encoding TetR/AcrR family transcriptional regulator, whose amino-acid sequence is MGIHYDRKALSGHNAHLSKGACIVPDASLQEPEARILQAARALLLHYGFDKTTLSNIADEAGVARSTLYKHWKRKDDIFRAVLAAESRIYIADVARRIQDDPQGGTFTSVFRHLFLALRDNDFLYALYTNENLILGKYLALLDLKSMYTRRMDLMSHFLTMMQQVGTVRQDVDVQTVGFVMSSIQYGMYRMNELMGGEYPISMDKSMDIVTEMIERYLEPETPGDLDAGKAIMMSFMDNVLSIVDEIESSDALSAD
- a CDS encoding TetR/AcrR family transcriptional regulator, with translation MTDVQNTANPEREQRILDAAAGLFVHYGYDKTTVSDIAREAGISKGAIYLHFASKDELFEALLLREMSIYSTTWMGLLEADPKGGTIGGMYKNVLYALNSSPFMSMMFKQDRRVFGSYLRKPGNFFEQYQEQQEESSRFQFVKWMQDAGAMRQDIDPKVVAHVMNMLAFGLVGLDGIIPEKDIPPTDDLIEGIAEIMDRALTPDDLQDMDIGKKIIRQLVNTGMQDYEQLKTQKLQDDKEQEA
- a CDS encoding ABC transporter ATP-binding protein, whose protein sequence is MAEPVIQTKGLTKAYGHGEKRTLALENLDLTIQPGEIFGYLGPNGAGKTTTIRLLLDFIRPDAGSATIFGQDVRTSSVELHKQIGYLPGELNLWKNQRADRIVSYFGNVRGMQDTRYAQELAERLKLDMTKRVRDYSTGNKRKLGIVLALMHKPRLLILDEPTSGLDPLMQQTFNQLMHEVRADGRTVFLSSHVLSEVQAICDRVAILRDGRLRAVESIEKLTHVDFRWVTINFRDAIPAGMGTELEKLDGTSHFSQNGKSVRLQLTGDFDPVIRAIGGGYVTDLRVQEPTLEEIFLAFYGNGSAAAMQQEA